One Helianthus annuus cultivar XRQ/B chromosome 12, HanXRQr2.0-SUNRISE, whole genome shotgun sequence genomic region harbors:
- the LOC110892419 gene encoding PKS-NRPS hybrid synthetase CHGG_01239-like: MGYTGMKVDTEVTVDTVVMVDTGVKVVTVDMGATVDTIDMGVTVVTVETGATVDTVYTIDLGMKLDTVDTKNMVDMVMSPRFMSLTDLKNLVQETGKDNGYVIVTRRSKNIGGTTGMVWLVCDRSGEHRSKATVRKAGSKKIGCPFSLLAIRDVTNDTWELKVDCANHNHEPTTSLLGHAFVRRFTKAEYKLVEQLTAQNMEPRIIFQTLRKQFPDSLHVQKDVQNAVQKIRATIMDGKNPIQALESLLHDRRFIYDTRQDPKTDVVTEIFFVHPYSITMWRAFPHVMLIDATYKTNLYNMPFVQVVGMTSTGKSFCIAHAVICKERRGNYVWVLERIKSILHECMMPRVIVTDRELALINACSKVFPNAKRLLCHFHIQQNIARKCKEGFDKEDWGKFMSYWRTLCESSSKPMYNYNLEKMYNRLVVANQESVYDYVYENWLKDYKEMFVYAWTDKCRNFGQRTTNRVESQHANLKRYITRGSSLERIARCIIDIVETQYDEIQKSFTESIEKTMNHHRHRMLDNLRGKVSHKALDLLEKELLRKMDVLRKLNASCGCHMWLSKGLPCACRLENYKRTGRIIQLDEIGVFWRKLDLLPCKLVDEEVDIVAELNNVRQHLEAQSPVQQKSMLSKIKAVFTPKSSTKKPPIVQQNTCGRPTSKKVQERLDKAARLDQAARYSSYGEDSNVITASPKHRYDLPRHSSYVPSEGSRGTGSFVKSEKPKMQPNSSTSSKKKETRDDKVFPLIKGGEHLLCIKRFKNQIPSEFRSYISRIQDVTPDGHCGYRSVAVGLGFTEHAWPNIRRDLLLEIDHNKPRWKHVFETYNEGDFKRIRNSIEWHSVKGCDESHWMEMPQVGLLIAQRYNIVLHVLSIEWSSTIFPLTDAPLDPRPQAITLVHVHGGHFIHAKLEGDYPMPLVNPMWSAHRSIAANGGKKCIHRG; encoded by the exons ATGGGGTATACGGGGATGAAGGTGGATACGGAAGTTACAGTGGAtacggtggtgatggtggatacgggggtgaaggtggttaCAGTGGATATGGGGGCTACGGTGGATACGATAGATATGGGGGTGACGGTGGTTACAGTGGAAACGGGGGCTACGGTGGATACAGTGTATACGATAGATCTAGGGATGAAgttggatacggtggatacgaagaacatggtggatatggtTATGAGTCCC CGTTTCATGTCTCTAACTGATTTGAAGAATTTGGTACAAGAAACGGGAAAGGATAATGGTTACGTAATTGTTACCCGCCGATCAAAAAATATTGGCGGTACTACTGGGATGGTATGGCTTGTGTGCGACCGTAGTGGTGAACACCGTAGTAAAGCAACAGTTAGGAAAGCTGGTAGCAAAAAAATCGGCTGCCCATTTTCATTACTCGCCATCCGGGACGTGACGAACGACACGTGGGAGTTAAAAGTGGACTGTGCTAACCATAACCACGAACCTACGACGAGTCTGTTGGGCCACGCTTTTGTGCGAAGATTTACTAAAGCTGAATACAAGCTAGTGGAGCAGCTAactgctcaaaacatggagccacgTATCATATTTCAAACCCTAAGAAAGCAGTTCCCCGACAGCCTGCACGTTCAGAAAGACGTGCAAAATGCGGTACAAAAAATTAGAGCGACAATAATGGACGGAAAGAATCCTATTCAGGCACTGGAAAGCCTGCTGCATGACCGCCGATTCATTTACGACACCCGACAAGATCCCAAAACAGATGTCGTAACAGAGATTTTCTTTGTTCATCCTTATTCAATCActatgtggcgtgcattcccgcaCGTGATGTTGATCGACGCGACCTACAAAACAAACCTCTACAACATGCCATTTGTCCAGGTTGTGGGTATGACGTCGACTGGGAAGTCTTTTTGTATCGCACATGCCGTTATTTGTAAAGAACGAAGGGGTAACTACGTGTGGGTGCTTGAGCGGATCAAGTCAATATTGCATGAATGTATGATGCCGCGTGTGATAGTCACGGATAGGGAGCTTGCCCTAATAAACGCGTGTTCTAAAGTATTCCCGAACGCAAAAAGGCTTCTATGCCACTTTCACATCCAACAAAATATAGCTAGAAAGTGCAAGGAAGGGTTCGATAAAGAAGATTGGGGGAAATTTATGTCGTACTGGCGGACATTGTGCGAATCTTCATCAAAGCCCATGTACAACTACAACTTGGAGAAAATGTATAACCGACTCGTGGTTGCCAACCAAGAAA gTGTCTATGATTACGTCTACGAAAACTGGCTCAAAGACTATAAAGAAATGTTCGTTTATGCATGGACCGATAAGTGTCGCAACTTTGGTCAGCGCACCAccaacagagttgagagccagcACGCAAATTTAAAAAGATACATTACGCGTGGGAGTTCATTGGAGCGAATAGCAAGATGCATCATTGATATAGTTGAAACTCAGTATGATGAAATACAAAAAAGTTTCACTGAGAGCATCGAAAAAACGATGAACCACCACAGACACCGAATGTTGGACAACCTACGTGGAAAGGTTTCCCATAAAGCACTTGATTTGCTGGAAAAAGagctactgaggaagatggatgtgTTGCGGAAACTTAACGCATCATGTGGTTGCCATATGTGGCTTAGCAAAGGATTGCCGTGTGCTTGTAGGCTGGAAAACTACAAACGTAcag GGCGTATAATACAACTCGACGAGATAGGTGTATTCTGGCGTAAGCTTGACTTGCTCCCTTGTAAACTGGTAGACGAGGAGGTCGATATTGTAGCAGAGCTCAATAATGTGCGGCAACATTTAGAGGCGCAGTCCCCCGTTCAGCAAAAGAGTATGCTTTCAAAGATAAAAGCGGTTTTCACCCCGAAATCGTCAACCAAGAAACCACCGATCGTCCAGCAAAACACTTGCGGTCGGCCTACATCAAAGAAAGTACAAGAAAGGCTAGATAAAGCTGCGAGGTTAGACCAAGCTGCGAGATACAGCTCCTATGGCGAGGACAGCAACGTAATTACCGCTTCCCCCAAGCATAGGTACGATTTACCCCGACACAGCTCATACGTACCGTCAGAGGGCTCTCGTGGAACTGGTTCGTTTGTGaagtctgaaaaacctaaaatgcAACCAAACAGTtcaacaagttctaaaaagaagGAGACGAGGGATGATAAGGTTTTTCCATTAATAAAGGGGGGCGAGCACTTGTTATGCATTAAGAGGTTTAAGAATCAAATTCCATCAGAGTTTCGCTCTTACATATCGCGTATACAAGATGTGACCCCAGACGGGCATTGTGGGTACAGGTCTGTGGCTGTCGGGTTAGGTTTTACGGAACACGCATGGCCCAATATTCGAAGAGATTTACTACTGGAGATTGACCATAACAAACCGCGTTGGAAGCATGTATTCGAAACATATAACGAAGGAGACTTTAAACGAATACGTAACAGCATCGAATGGCATTCAGTGAAAGGGTGCGATGAAAGTCACTGGATGGAAATGCCCCAGGTAGGGCTTCTCATAGCGCAAAGGTATAATATTGTCCTCCACGTGCTAAGCATTGAATGGAGCTCTACCATCTTCCCATTAACGGATGCCCCACTAGATCCACGACCTCAAGCGATAACGCTTGTACATGTTCACGGGGGACACTTCATACATGCTAAGTTGGAAGGAGACTACCCCATGCCTTTAGTGAACCCGATGTGGTCGGCACATCGATCAATAGCTGCGAACGGTGGGAAGAAATGTATACACCGCGGTTAG